One Actinomycetota bacterium DNA window includes the following coding sequences:
- a CDS encoding MarR family winged helix-turn-helix transcriptional regulator: MGGLDQQDYERLLAFRTGLRRFLSWSGQQAEAAGITPAQHQLLLAVRGHPDPRGPTIGEVAGYLLVRHHSAVELIDRAEAAGLVARQTDASDARTVRLVLTGHGAERLETLAASHLEELARLTSQMHTLWAGLEATT; encoded by the coding sequence ATGGGCGGACTCGACCAGCAGGACTACGAGCGCCTGCTCGCGTTCCGGACCGGCCTGCGGCGGTTCCTCTCCTGGAGCGGGCAGCAGGCCGAGGCGGCCGGGATCACCCCGGCCCAGCACCAGCTGCTGCTGGCCGTCCGCGGCCACCCCGATCCCCGGGGCCCGACCATCGGGGAGGTCGCCGGGTACCTGCTGGTGCGCCACCACAGCGCGGTCGAGCTGATCGACCGGGCGGAGGCGGCCGGGCTGGTCGCCCGCCAGACCGACGCCTCCGACGCCCGCACGGTCCGGTTGGTCCTGACCGGCCACGGCGCCGAGCGCCTGGAGACGCTGGCCGCCTCCCACCTGGAGGAGCTGGCCCGCCTCACCTCCCAGATGCACACCCTCTGGGCCGGCCTGGAGGCCACCACGTAG
- a CDS encoding 4a-hydroxytetrahydrobiopterin dehydratase, which yields MATTNEEALARALEGLPGWRRHGDSIWKTYQFDDFDTAALFVGRVADATAGAGHQPDITIRGGRVTLELVPRTGTTLTADDLTVASRIQQLVGDHHHPVGRAAPWHPSGRLTGIKQRPVGPAGP from the coding sequence ATGGCCACCACCAACGAGGAGGCGCTGGCCCGCGCCCTGGAGGGGCTGCCCGGCTGGCGGCGCCACGGCGACAGCATCTGGAAGACCTACCAGTTCGACGACTTCGACACCGCCGCCCTGTTCGTCGGCCGGGTGGCCGACGCCACCGCCGGGGCCGGCCACCAGCCGGACATCACCATCCGCGGCGGCCGGGTCACCCTGGAGCTGGTGCCCCGGACCGGGACCACGCTGACCGCCGACGACCTGACGGTGGCGTCCCGGATCCAGCAGCTGGTGGGCGACCACCACCACCCGGTCGGCCGGGCGGCCCCCTGGCACCCGAGCGGGCGCCTCACCGGCATCAAGCAGCGCCCGGTGGGCCCGGCCGGCCCGTAG